In a single window of the Saccharothrix australiensis genome:
- a CDS encoding cation-translocating P-type ATPase, producing MRVADGVAKGLVGLALVPFERTGLVDVLLRRDRRNVWSCPGRLHIEAHGVHGPRGRRVADRIEHLLQEHPGVRWARVNAPSSRVIIEVADPPPDTAALVALVRRAEAEPATEDERLVEDELHHPADGLRGTRLVSTLAADALGLALAALTKIAPWAPLPTEVAALVAAVDLHPRLRELAAGRFQGRERADSATSVLAAVVHGLASHSDGTLLDIAQRVQQWREVKAHERAWCAAEADLIRAPRDAEADPIAVERPVPLPEGPVERHARRSLAAGAVAGLAALPFTGPRRAAALGVASLPKAPAVARAAFAARLGRVLARRGALVMERTVLRRLDAVDVLVLDEAALGSGRSVLADLAPLPGSDTAELAERAFALFDPRAPEDVRRDGGWAIGPVDRLGVRGRTGARERRRLAGRGASAVLGLAEGRRLQAVLAVDAELPPAVDAIVVAARDAGVRVVVAGGERARFADDVVPSGQPLVGAVRAAQADGHVVMVVSDDRPALGAADCGVGVHRAGGPPPWGAHVIVGEDLAVVALLLAAVSAARRANRDGIVLARTASGIGAVGTLGTRGGRPAEGASRAVNGAAAIGFACGSWRAVRLGRGGDEPVATRAAQPWHLMPEATVLDRLGTSRDGLDEDEARRRRRDPRRRAVGASLGSAFLAELANPLTPVLVGGAAVSAAVGSPVDAALVAGIVGVSALIGSAQQVYTDRALAGLLARSAVRATAVRGGVDRDVDGDDLVPGDVVRLGAGDVVPADCRLLVGDGLEVDESSVTGESLPVAKDPAPVVAAEAADRTSMLYEGTTVAVGEALAVVVATGDDTEVGRALAAARRNTPTTGVENRLAELTRRALPVALGSAVAVTGAGLLRGVPLRRSMGAAVNLAVASVPEGLPFLVNAAQLAAARRLAEHGALVRNPRTIEALGRVDVLCFDKTGTLTEGSLAVSRVDDGRRGAGPGALDEALRRVLAAAVRATPAVDEPSDLVHQTDRAVLEGARRARVRATTGAPGWSPVEALPFEPSRGYHAVLGALGGDLLLSVKGAPEVVLPRCDLDARGRKRLAERVRRLAAQGHRVLAVAERAVGSGDGGSGAVGWGGGGADSGGNGSGGNGRRGTGGGEVGGGGNGSGGGAGGAEGGGFAGGEVADDDVRGLALLGFVALSDPVRDGAPPAAAALRAAGVRIVMITGDHPATGEAIAAEVNGSGSGDVTVVSGAQVEELDDDGLDALLPTVDVIARCTPAQKVRIIEGYRRLGRVVAMTGDGANDAPAIRLADVGIALGGRGTPAARAAADLVVTDDRLETIVSALVEGRAMWASVRAALSILLGGNFGEIAFSVLGAAITGRSPLTARQLLLVNLLTDLAPAMAIALSRPNRESVGDLLREGPSSSLGTALTRDITVRAVTTALGATTAWAAARLTGRSRRASTVALAALVGTQLGQTLITGGLDRSVLAAGLGSAAALGVVIQTPGISRFFGCTPLGPVGWGIALAAATAANLLGLVLAPLVEPRPPAGAG from the coding sequence GTGCGTGTGGCGGACGGTGTGGCCAAGGGGCTGGTGGGGCTTGCCCTGGTCCCGTTCGAGCGCACGGGGCTCGTCGACGTGTTGTTGCGTCGCGATCGCCGCAACGTCTGGTCGTGTCCTGGACGCCTGCACATCGAGGCGCACGGTGTGCACGGGCCGCGTGGCAGGCGCGTGGCCGACCGGATCGAGCACCTGCTCCAAGAGCACCCCGGTGTCCGCTGGGCGCGGGTGAACGCGCCCTCGTCCCGAGTGATCATCGAGGTGGCCGACCCGCCGCCGGACACCGCCGCCCTCGTCGCGCTGGTGCGGCGGGCCGAGGCCGAGCCGGCCACCGAGGACGAACGCCTGGTCGAGGATGAGCTGCACCACCCCGCCGACGGGCTCCGGGGCACGCGCCTGGTGTCGACGCTCGCCGCCGACGCCCTCGGCCTCGCGCTGGCCGCGCTCACGAAGATCGCACCGTGGGCGCCGCTGCCCACCGAGGTGGCCGCGCTCGTCGCCGCCGTCGACCTGCACCCCCGGCTGCGGGAGCTGGCCGCCGGCCGGTTCCAGGGCCGCGAGCGGGCAGACTCCGCCACGTCCGTGCTGGCCGCGGTGGTGCACGGGCTCGCCTCGCACAGCGACGGCACGCTGCTGGACATCGCCCAGCGCGTGCAGCAGTGGCGCGAGGTCAAGGCGCACGAGCGGGCCTGGTGCGCGGCGGAGGCCGACCTGATCCGCGCGCCCCGCGACGCCGAGGCCGACCCGATCGCGGTCGAGCGCCCGGTGCCGCTCCCCGAGGGCCCGGTGGAGCGCCACGCCCGGCGCTCGCTTGCCGCCGGCGCGGTGGCCGGGCTCGCCGCGCTGCCGTTCACCGGTCCGCGCCGCGCCGCCGCGCTGGGTGTCGCGAGCCTGCCCAAGGCGCCGGCGGTGGCGCGGGCGGCGTTCGCGGCGCGGCTGGGACGGGTGCTGGCCCGGCGGGGCGCGCTGGTGATGGAGCGGACCGTGCTGCGCCGCCTGGACGCGGTGGACGTGCTGGTGCTGGACGAGGCCGCGCTCGGTTCCGGCCGGTCGGTGCTCGCCGACCTGGCGCCGCTGCCGGGCTCGGACACCGCCGAACTGGCCGAGCGCGCCTTCGCCCTGTTCGACCCGCGTGCCCCGGAGGACGTGCGGCGGGACGGCGGCTGGGCGATCGGGCCCGTCGACCGGCTCGGCGTGCGCGGCCGGACCGGCGCGCGGGAGCGGCGGCGGCTGGCCGGGCGCGGCGCGTCCGCCGTGCTCGGGCTCGCCGAGGGCCGTCGGCTGCAGGCCGTGCTGGCGGTCGACGCCGAGCTGCCGCCCGCCGTGGACGCGATCGTGGTCGCCGCCCGCGACGCGGGCGTCCGGGTGGTGGTGGCCGGCGGCGAGCGGGCCCGGTTCGCCGACGACGTGGTGCCGAGCGGGCAGCCCCTGGTCGGCGCGGTGCGCGCGGCGCAGGCCGACGGGCACGTGGTGATGGTCGTGTCGGACGACCGCCCCGCGCTGGGCGCGGCCGACTGCGGCGTCGGCGTGCACCGCGCGGGCGGCCCGCCGCCGTGGGGCGCGCACGTGATCGTCGGTGAGGACCTGGCGGTGGTCGCGCTGCTGCTGGCCGCCGTGTCGGCGGCCCGCCGCGCGAACCGGGACGGGATCGTGCTCGCGCGGACCGCGAGCGGCATCGGCGCGGTGGGCACGCTGGGCACCCGGGGCGGCCGGCCGGCCGAAGGCGCGTCGCGGGCCGTCAACGGCGCGGCGGCCATCGGGTTCGCGTGCGGCTCCTGGCGGGCGGTCCGCCTGGGGCGCGGCGGGGACGAGCCGGTCGCGACGCGGGCCGCGCAGCCCTGGCACCTGATGCCCGAGGCCACCGTGCTCGACCGGCTGGGCACGAGCCGGGACGGCCTGGACGAGGACGAGGCGCGGCGTCGGCGGCGCGACCCGCGCCGGCGGGCGGTCGGCGCGAGCCTCGGCAGCGCGTTCCTGGCGGAACTGGCGAACCCGCTGACCCCCGTGCTGGTCGGCGGCGCGGCGGTGTCGGCGGCGGTGGGCTCCCCGGTCGACGCCGCGCTGGTCGCGGGCATCGTCGGGGTGTCCGCGCTGATCGGCAGCGCCCAGCAGGTGTACACCGACCGCGCGCTGGCCGGCCTGCTCGCGCGGTCCGCCGTCCGCGCGACGGCGGTGCGCGGCGGGGTCGACCGGGACGTGGACGGCGACGACCTCGTGCCGGGTGACGTCGTGCGGCTGGGCGCGGGCGACGTGGTGCCCGCCGACTGCCGCCTGCTCGTCGGCGACGGGCTGGAGGTGGACGAGTCGTCGGTCACCGGCGAGTCGCTGCCGGTGGCCAAGGACCCCGCGCCCGTGGTGGCGGCGGAGGCGGCCGACCGGACGTCCATGCTCTACGAGGGCACCACCGTCGCCGTCGGGGAGGCGCTGGCCGTGGTGGTCGCCACCGGGGACGACACCGAGGTCGGCCGGGCGCTCGCGGCGGCGCGGCGCAACACGCCGACCACGGGGGTGGAGAACCGGCTGGCCGAGCTGACCCGCCGGGCGCTGCCGGTCGCGCTCGGCTCGGCGGTCGCCGTCACCGGCGCGGGGCTGCTGCGCGGGGTGCCGTTGCGGCGGAGCATGGGCGCGGCCGTCAACCTCGCCGTGGCGTCCGTGCCGGAGGGCCTGCCGTTCCTGGTCAACGCGGCCCAGCTCGCGGCGGCCCGGCGGCTGGCCGAGCACGGCGCGCTGGTGCGCAACCCGCGCACCATCGAGGCGCTGGGCCGGGTGGACGTGCTCTGCTTCGACAAGACCGGCACGTTGACGGAGGGCAGCCTGGCGGTCAGCCGGGTGGACGACGGGCGGCGGGGCGCCGGGCCGGGCGCGCTGGACGAGGCGCTGCGCCGGGTGCTGGCCGCCGCCGTGCGGGCGACGCCCGCGGTCGACGAGCCGAGCGACCTCGTCCACCAGACGGACCGGGCGGTGCTGGAGGGCGCGCGCCGGGCGCGGGTCCGCGCGACCACCGGCGCGCCGGGCTGGTCACCGGTCGAGGCGCTGCCGTTCGAGCCGTCCAGGGGGTACCACGCCGTGCTCGGCGCGCTGGGCGGCGACCTGCTGCTGAGCGTGAAGGGCGCGCCGGAGGTGGTCCTGCCCCGCTGCGACCTCGACGCGCGCGGGCGGAAGCGGTTGGCGGAGCGGGTGCGCCGACTGGCCGCTCAGGGGCACCGGGTGCTGGCGGTGGCCGAGCGCGCCGTCGGGTCGGGTGACGGCGGGTCGGGCGCGGTCGGGTGGGGCGGCGGCGGGGCCGACAGCGGCGGGAACGGCAGCGGCGGGAACGGACGCCGGGGAACCGGGGGCGGCGAGGTCGGCGGCGGCGGGAACGGGAGCGGCGGCGGCGCGGGCGGGGCCGAGGGCGGTGGGTTCGCGGGTGGCGAGGTGGCGGACGACGACGTGCGGGGACTGGCGCTGCTCGGCTTCGTCGCCCTGTCGGACCCGGTCCGGGACGGCGCGCCGCCGGCCGCGGCCGCGCTGCGCGCCGCGGGCGTGCGGATCGTGATGATCACCGGCGACCACCCCGCCACCGGCGAGGCGATCGCCGCCGAGGTCAACGGCTCCGGGTCCGGCGACGTCACGGTGGTGAGCGGCGCGCAGGTCGAGGAGCTGGACGACGACGGCCTGGACGCGCTGCTGCCGACCGTCGACGTGATCGCCCGCTGCACCCCGGCGCAGAAGGTGCGGATCATCGAGGGCTACCGGCGCCTGGGCCGGGTGGTGGCGATGACCGGCGACGGCGCGAACGACGCGCCCGCCATCCGGCTGGCCGACGTCGGCATCGCGCTCGGCGGCCGCGGCACCCCGGCGGCCCGCGCCGCCGCCGACCTGGTCGTCACCGACGACCGGCTGGAGACGATCGTCTCGGCGCTGGTCGAGGGCCGGGCGATGTGGGCGTCGGTGCGCGCGGCGCTGTCGATCCTGCTCGGCGGCAACTTCGGCGAGATCGCGTTCAGCGTGCTCGGCGCGGCGATCACCGGCCGCTCGCCGCTGACCGCGCGGCAGCTGCTGCTGGTCAACCTGCTCACCGACCTCGCGCCCGCGATGGCCATCGCGCTGAGCAGGCCGAACCGCGAGTCGGTCGGCGACCTGCTGCGGGAGGGGCCCAGCTCGTCCCTCGGCACGGCGTTGACCAGGGACATCACCGTCCGCGCGGTCACCACGGCGCTCGGTGCGACCACCGCGTGGGCCGCCGCCCGGCTCACCGGCCGGTCCCGGCGCGCGAGCACGGTGGCGCTGGCGGCGCTGGTCGGCACGCAGCTCGGGCAGACCCTGATCACGGGCGGGCTCGACCGGTCGGTGCTGGCGGCGGGCCTCGGCTCGGCCGCCGCGCTGGGCGTCGTGATCCAGACGCCCGGCATCAGCCGGTTCTTCGGCTGCACGCCGCTGGGACCGGTGGGCTGGGGCATCGCGCTGGCCGCCGCCACCGCCGCGAACCTGCTGGGCCTCGTGCTGGCCCCGCTGGTCGAACCCCGCCCGCCCGCCGGAGCCGGCTGA
- a CDS encoding sporulation protein — protein sequence MFKRMLSAFGVGGPSVDTVLDSPHATPGQVITGQVRIQGGSADANIDQIVLSLVTRVEVERGDHEFRGVSEFLRVVVAQGVRVVAGQPLAVPFQLPLPWETPITAVGGQPLPGMTVGVRTELVISGAPDKGDLDPVLVGPLPSQDRVLDAFGQLGFQFRSADVEAGRIHGVAQELGFYQEIEFFPPARFAGRVNQVELTFVTNPHELVVVLEADKRGGLFSSGGDAFGRFHVSHQDAERTDWAAAIEQWLVQVAERGGHSAFGHPQHGYGHPQHGYGDHGHHRGPGVGGVVAGAAAGVVGGMILGEVLDDAFGGDDGGDMAFEE from the coding sequence ATGTTCAAACGGATGCTCAGCGCCTTCGGCGTCGGCGGACCGTCCGTCGACACCGTCCTGGACTCCCCGCACGCCACGCCCGGTCAGGTGATCACCGGGCAGGTGCGCATCCAGGGCGGCAGCGCCGACGCGAACATCGACCAGATCGTGCTGTCCCTGGTGACCCGCGTCGAGGTCGAGCGCGGTGACCACGAGTTCCGCGGCGTCTCGGAGTTCCTGCGCGTCGTGGTGGCGCAGGGCGTGCGGGTGGTCGCGGGTCAGCCGCTGGCCGTCCCGTTCCAGCTCCCGCTGCCGTGGGAGACGCCGATCACCGCCGTCGGCGGGCAGCCGCTGCCCGGCATGACCGTCGGGGTGCGCACCGAGCTGGTCATCTCCGGCGCGCCGGACAAGGGCGACCTGGACCCGGTGCTGGTCGGGCCGCTGCCGTCGCAGGACCGCGTGCTCGACGCGTTCGGGCAGCTCGGCTTCCAGTTCCGCAGCGCGGACGTGGAGGCGGGCCGCATCCACGGCGTGGCGCAGGAGCTCGGCTTCTACCAGGAGATCGAGTTCTTCCCGCCGGCCCGGTTCGCCGGTCGCGTCAACCAGGTCGAGCTGACCTTCGTCACCAACCCGCACGAGCTGGTCGTGGTGCTGGAGGCGGACAAGCGCGGCGGCCTGTTCTCCTCCGGCGGCGACGCGTTCGGCCGGTTCCACGTGTCGCACCAGGACGCCGAGCGCACCGATTGGGCGGCGGCCATCGAGCAGTGGCTGGTGCAGGTCGCCGAGCGCGGCGGGCACTCGGCGTTCGGGCACCCGCAGCACGGGTACGGGCACCCGCAGCACGGGTACGGCGACCACGGGCACCACCGGGGTCCGGGCGTGGGCGGCGTGGTCGCGGGCGCGGCGGCCGGCGTCGTGGGCGGCATGATCCTCGGCGAGGTGCTGGACGACGCGTTCGGGGGCGACGACGGCGGGGACATGGCCTTCGAGGAGTGA
- a CDS encoding hemolysin family protein, with product MSVAWSLLLSLGLLVANAFFVAAEFALIAAKRHRLEQDAGTSRAARAAVAGVRELSLMLAGAQLGITLCTLGLGALAKPAVADLLDPLLLATGLPAGAAYAVAFTISLVLVVFLHMVLGEMAPKSWAISNPERSARLLALPFRGFARSVRRLLGGLNAVTNALLRLVKVEPQDELAQAHRPDDLRMLVRQSAEHGLIPEGQQRLLTRMLQLQNTTVSQVMVPVEHALTVAEGTGAREVERRSRESGRSRFPVTDAHGRFVGLVHVREAVRATATGGEPTARDLMGATLTLPATMPVAQAVTAMRADRAQLALVADDDRVVGIAALEDLLEELIGDFEDETDTPHRTG from the coding sequence ATGAGCGTCGCCTGGTCGTTGCTGCTGTCCCTGGGCCTGCTGGTGGCCAACGCCTTCTTCGTCGCCGCCGAGTTCGCGCTCATCGCCGCCAAGCGGCACCGCCTGGAGCAGGACGCCGGCACCAGCCGGGCCGCCCGCGCCGCCGTGGCGGGCGTGCGCGAGCTGTCGCTGATGCTCGCGGGCGCGCAGCTCGGCATCACCCTGTGCACGCTGGGCCTGGGCGCGCTGGCCAAGCCGGCCGTCGCCGACCTGCTCGACCCGCTGCTGCTCGCGACCGGGCTGCCGGCGGGCGCGGCGTACGCGGTCGCGTTCACGATCAGCCTGGTGCTGGTGGTGTTCCTGCACATGGTGCTCGGCGAGATGGCGCCGAAGTCCTGGGCGATCTCGAACCCCGAGCGCTCGGCCCGGCTGCTCGCGCTGCCGTTCCGCGGGTTCGCGCGCTCCGTCCGCCGGCTCCTCGGCGGGCTCAACGCGGTGACGAACGCCCTGCTGCGGCTGGTGAAGGTCGAGCCGCAGGACGAGCTGGCGCAGGCGCACCGGCCGGACGACCTGCGGATGCTCGTGCGGCAGTCCGCCGAGCACGGCCTGATCCCCGAGGGCCAGCAGCGGCTGCTCACCCGGATGCTGCAACTCCAGAACACCACCGTGTCGCAGGTGATGGTGCCGGTCGAGCACGCGCTGACCGTCGCGGAGGGCACCGGGGCCCGCGAGGTGGAGCGCCGCAGCCGGGAGTCGGGGCGGTCCCGGTTCCCGGTGACCGACGCGCACGGCCGGTTCGTCGGCCTCGTGCACGTCCGGGAGGCCGTCCGCGCCACCGCGACCGGCGGCGAGCCCACCGCCCGCGACCTGATGGGCGCCACGCTGACGCTGCCCGCCACCATGCCGGTCGCCCAGGCGGTCACCGCGATGCGCGCCGACCGCGCGCAGCTCGCGCTCGTGGCCGACGACGACCGCGTGGTGGGCATCGCCGCGCTCGAAGACCTCCTCGAAGAGCTGATCGGCGACTTCGAGGACGAGACCGACACACCGCACCGCACCGGCTGA
- a CDS encoding hemolysin family protein: MLILTGLLAIVALTAATGYFVAQEFAYMAVDRGRLRRLAEDGDQAAGRALRVTRRLSFMLSGAQFGITVTALLAGYVAEPLLGTGLAGLLGLTGLPQAVAVPLSMAVALVFATAVQMVLGELLPKNFAIARPEALAKALSASTLAYLAVAGPVIRLFDAAANRLLRAVGIEPVEELPQGATPEDLRRIIGDASSRGDLDPELSHLLARGLGFRELAAEQAMTPRVGVHAVRADEPAARVVDLLDTGHSRFPVFGDDLDDLRGVVGLAEVLTVPPERRVDTPVGDIAAPALVVPATLPLPAVLERLRAERRQLACVVDEFGGFAGVVSLEDLAEELVGEIRDEDDLEEDGIEPLGDGAWLVPGRMRVDEIAAATGVALPAHDSYDTVSGLVLHRLGRTARTGDEITVDGVSVRVTAVARNVPAGVVLATAPPAAARLEDAR; this comes from the coding sequence GTGCTGATCCTCACCGGCCTGCTCGCGATCGTGGCCCTCACCGCGGCCACGGGGTACTTCGTCGCCCAGGAGTTCGCCTACATGGCGGTCGACCGGGGGCGGCTGCGCCGACTGGCCGAGGACGGCGACCAGGCCGCCGGCCGCGCGCTGCGCGTGACGCGGCGGTTGTCGTTCATGCTCTCCGGCGCCCAGTTCGGGATCACGGTGACCGCGCTGCTCGCGGGGTACGTGGCCGAACCGCTGCTGGGCACGGGCCTCGCCGGCCTGCTCGGCCTCACCGGGCTCCCGCAGGCGGTCGCCGTGCCGCTGTCGATGGCGGTGGCGCTGGTGTTCGCGACCGCCGTGCAGATGGTGCTCGGCGAGCTGCTGCCGAAGAACTTCGCCATCGCGCGCCCCGAGGCGCTGGCCAAGGCGCTGAGCGCGTCCACCCTCGCCTACCTCGCGGTCGCGGGCCCCGTGATCCGCCTGTTCGACGCGGCGGCCAACCGGCTGCTGCGCGCGGTGGGCATCGAGCCGGTGGAGGAGCTGCCGCAGGGCGCCACCCCGGAGGACCTGCGGCGGATCATCGGCGACGCGAGCAGCCGGGGCGACCTGGACCCCGAGCTGTCGCACCTGCTGGCCCGCGGGCTCGGCTTCCGCGAACTGGCCGCCGAGCAGGCGATGACGCCGCGCGTGGGCGTGCACGCCGTGCGCGCCGACGAGCCCGCCGCCCGCGTGGTCGACCTGCTCGACACCGGGCACTCGCGCTTCCCCGTGTTCGGGGACGACCTCGACGACCTGCGCGGCGTCGTCGGCCTGGCCGAGGTGCTGACCGTGCCGCCCGAGCGGCGGGTCGACACCCCGGTCGGGGACATCGCCGCGCCCGCCCTGGTGGTGCCCGCCACCCTGCCGCTGCCCGCCGTGCTGGAGCGGCTGCGCGCCGAGCGCCGCCAGCTGGCCTGCGTGGTGGACGAGTTCGGCGGGTTCGCCGGCGTCGTGTCGCTGGAGGACCTGGCCGAGGAGCTGGTCGGCGAGATCCGCGACGAGGACGACCTGGAGGAGGACGGGATCGAGCCGCTCGGCGACGGCGCGTGGCTGGTGCCCGGCCGGATGCGGGTGGACGAGATCGCCGCCGCCACCGGTGTCGCGCTGCCCGCGCACGACAGCTACGACACGGTGTCGGGGCTGGTGCTGCACCGACTGGGCCGCACCGCCCGCACCGGCGACGAGATCACCGTCGACGGCGTGTCCGTGCGCGTCACGGCCGTGGCGCGCAACGTGCCCGCCGGCGTCGTGCTCGCCACCGCACCGCCCGCGGCAGCCCGGCTGGAGGACGCGCGATGA
- a CDS encoding MerR family transcriptional regulator, with amino-acid sequence MTDVLLKIGELAARAQVSPRTVDYYTSLGLLSPAKRTAGNYRLYHPGDIERIHLVQRLEVQGVPLEEIAVALRSTHVDLGAILDRIDEDLRTLQTAAEAASPEVHGLLAAIATRVHSLISVALQIPPDLPLP; translated from the coding sequence GTGACCGACGTCCTGCTCAAGATCGGCGAACTCGCCGCTCGCGCCCAGGTCAGCCCCCGCACCGTCGACTACTACACGAGCCTCGGCCTGCTCAGCCCGGCCAAGCGCACGGCGGGCAACTACCGCCTGTACCACCCCGGTGACATCGAGCGCATCCACCTCGTGCAGCGCCTGGAGGTCCAGGGCGTGCCGCTGGAGGAGATCGCGGTGGCGCTGCGCAGCACGCACGTCGACCTCGGCGCGATCCTGGACCGCATCGACGAGGACCTGCGCACCCTCCAGACGGCGGCGGAGGCGGCCTCGCCCGAGGTGCACGGCTTATTGGCGGCCATCGCCACCCGCGTCCACTCCCTGATCTCCGTCGCCCTCCAGATCCCGCCCGACCTGCCGCTGCCCTGA
- a CDS encoding hemolysin family protein, with amino-acid sequence MDGYGFTLGLVAVLVLLNAVFAGSEMALISLREGQLRALERDGRAGARTLVRLARDPNRFLATIQIGITLAGFLASATAAVSLAAPLVPLLSFLGGAANAVAIALVTVVLTFLTLVFGELAPKRLAMQNALRWALLVARPLDVLSTISRPAVWALSAATDLVVRLFGGRPDAESEQMSPEELRELVAAQRGLNAEQREIITGALEIHERRLREVLVPRRAVVTLPAELDVAAARAELAASGHSRAPVARGGHLDDLIGVVHLRDLLGEHHVVEDVARTALVLPDSVRVSDALRRFKAEREQMALVVDEHGAVAGMVTLEDLLEEIVGEIMDETDPDVLAVRNAEDGSLVLPGTFPVHDLADLGVELPDAPGGDYATIAGLLLVCLGHVPERPGERVTVSDWAIEVSGVGHHAITEVRLRHASGQRQVGRDLEGDGDQGVDAGGDGRQ; translated from the coding sequence GTGGACGGCTACGGTTTCACGCTCGGGCTGGTCGCGGTGCTGGTGCTGCTCAACGCGGTGTTCGCGGGCAGCGAGATGGCGCTGATCTCCCTGCGGGAGGGCCAGCTGCGCGCCCTGGAGCGGGACGGGCGGGCCGGGGCGCGGACGCTGGTCAGGCTGGCGCGCGACCCGAACCGGTTCCTCGCCACCATCCAGATCGGCATCACGCTGGCGGGGTTCCTGGCGTCCGCGACGGCCGCCGTGTCGCTCGCCGCGCCCCTGGTGCCGCTGCTGTCGTTCCTGGGCGGTGCGGCGAACGCCGTGGCGATCGCGCTGGTGACCGTCGTGCTGACGTTCCTCACGCTGGTGTTCGGCGAACTCGCGCCCAAGCGGCTGGCGATGCAGAACGCCCTGCGGTGGGCGCTGCTGGTCGCCCGCCCGCTGGACGTGCTCTCCACCATCTCCCGGCCGGCGGTGTGGGCGCTGAGCGCGGCCACGGACCTCGTGGTCCGGTTGTTCGGCGGCCGGCCGGACGCCGAGTCGGAGCAGATGTCGCCGGAGGAGCTGCGCGAGCTGGTCGCGGCGCAGCGCGGCCTCAACGCCGAGCAGCGCGAGATCATCACCGGCGCGCTGGAGATCCACGAGCGCCGCCTGCGGGAGGTGCTGGTGCCGCGGCGGGCCGTGGTCACGCTGCCCGCCGAGCTGGACGTCGCGGCGGCGCGGGCGGAGCTGGCCGCCTCCGGCCACTCGCGCGCGCCGGTGGCGCGCGGCGGGCACCTGGACGACCTGATCGGCGTCGTGCACCTGCGCGACCTGCTGGGCGAGCACCACGTCGTGGAGGACGTGGCGCGCACCGCGCTCGTGCTGCCGGACTCGGTGCGGGTGTCGGACGCGCTGCGCCGGTTCAAGGCCGAGCGCGAGCAGATGGCGCTGGTGGTCGACGAGCACGGCGCGGTCGCGGGCATGGTCACGCTGGAGGACCTGCTGGAGGAGATCGTCGGCGAGATCATGGACGAGACCGACCCGGACGTCCTGGCGGTGCGCAACGCCGAGGACGGCTCGCTGGTGCTGCCCGGCACGTTCCCCGTGCACGACCTGGCCGACCTGGGCGTGGAGCTGCCCGACGCGCCCGGTGGCGACTACGCCACCATCGCCGGCCTGCTGCTGGTGTGCCTGGGGCACGTGCCGGAACGGCCCGGCGAACGGGTCACCGTGTCCGACTGGGCGATCGAGGTCAGCGGCGTGGGCCACCACGCGATCACCGAGGTGCGGCTGCGGCACGCGTCAGGGCAGCGGCAGGTCGGGCGGGATCTGGAGGGCGACGGAGATCAGGGAGTGGACGCGGGTGGCGATGGCCGCCAATAA
- a CDS encoding MmcQ/YjbR family DNA-binding protein codes for MGVGSDDFFRFLGALPDVERAEAGQYSSFSVRGKRFGYYWPRTLTVGLKQTLSEQRALVAERPDVFEEQFTAGGFGWVVVRLAGVEADELAELVFEAWRLSAPEELVAEAAVPELWRR; via the coding sequence GTGGGTGTGGGCAGTGACGACTTCTTCCGGTTCCTCGGCGCGCTGCCCGACGTGGAGCGCGCCGAGGCCGGCCAGTACAGCTCGTTCAGCGTGCGCGGCAAGCGGTTCGGCTACTACTGGCCCCGCACGCTGACGGTGGGCCTGAAGCAGACGCTGTCCGAGCAGCGGGCGCTGGTGGCCGAGCGGCCGGACGTGTTCGAGGAGCAGTTCACCGCGGGCGGGTTCGGCTGGGTCGTCGTCCGACTGGCCGGCGTCGAGGCCGACGAGCTGGCCGAGCTGGTGTTCGAGGCGTGGCGGCTGTCCGCGCCGGAGGAGCTGGTCGCGGAGGCCGCGGTGCCCGAGCTGTGGCGGCGGTGA